In one window of Trachemys scripta elegans isolate TJP31775 chromosome 5, CAS_Tse_1.0, whole genome shotgun sequence DNA:
- the C1QTNF7 gene encoding complement C1q tumor necrosis factor-related protein 7 → MFALLYVTSFAIYTSGQSLHNQLKGENYYARYICSIPGLPGPAGPPGANGSPGPHGRIGLPGRDGRDGRKGERGEKGNAGLRGKTGPLGTTGDKGDPGQSGKKGPTGLVGAKGEVGPAGPPGHKGDKGDRGEQGVPGICKCGRIVLKSAFSVGITTSYPEERLPIVFNKVLFNEGEHYSPSTGKFICAIPGIYYFSYEITLANKHLAIGLVHNGKYRIKTFDANTGNHDVASGSTVIYLQAEDEVWLEIFYTDQNGLFADPTWSDSLFSGFLLYVDTDYLDALSDDDEL, encoded by the exons ATGTTTGCATTGCTTTACGTTACAAGTTTTGCCATCTATACAAGTGGACAATCTCTTCACAACCAGCTCAAAGGAGAAAATTACTACGCGAGATATATTTGTAGCATTCCTGGCTTGCCGGGCCCTGCAGGTCCCCCCGGAGCTAATGGATCACCAGGGCCTCATGGGCGTATTGGTCTTCCAGGAAGAGATGGTAGAGATGGCAGGAAAGGAGAAAGGGGTGAAAAAGGGAATGCAG GTTTAAGAGGCAAGACTGGACCTTTAGGAACAACTGGAGATAAAGGAGACCCAGGACAGTCTGGTAAAAAAGGACCTACAGGATTGGTTGGTGCCAAAGGTGAAGTGGGTCCAGCTGGACCACCTGGACATAAGGGAGATAAAGGAGACCGAGGAGAACAAGGTGTACCAGGGATCTGTAAGTGTGGAAGGATAGTGCTGAAATCTGCCTTTTCTGTTGGCATCACTACGAGCTACCCAGAAGAAAGATTACCAATCGTATTCAATAAAGTCCTTTTCAATGAGGGTGAGCATTACAGTCCTTCCACAGGGAAGTTTATATGTGCCATTCCAGGGATCTATTACTTCTCTTATGAAATCACCTTAGCAAATAAGCATCTTGCAATTGGGCTGGTTCATAATGGGAAATACCGAATAAAGACATTTGACGCTAACACAGGAAATCATGACGTAGCTTCTGGATCCACGGTGATCTATCTTCAGGCAGAAGATGAAGTGTGGCTTGAGATCTTCTACACTGACCAAAATGGTCTCTTTGCAGATCCCACTTGGTCAGACAGCTTGTTTTCTGGATTTCTCTTATATGTTGATACAGATTATCTCGATGCCTTATCTGATGACGATGAACTGTGA